The proteins below come from a single Prolixibacter sp. NT017 genomic window:
- the radA gene encoding DNA repair protein RadA: MAKAKTVYTCQSCGAQWPKWMGQCNSCGEWNTLVEEIVVKNKLPVQAVGRSSSSPLRLDQITSGKQERIDTCNSELNRVLGGGLVPGSLILLGGEPGIGKSTLVLQVALALKDKKVLYISGEESLQQLKMRARRLQQDSGDCLFLSETSLESVLAHIENEKPDLVIIDSIQTLTADGLESAPGSVGQIRECASAIMKTAKPAHVPVILIGHITKDGNLAGPKVLEHIVDTVLQFEGDRNYLYRILRSVKNRFGSTSELGIYEMRQDGLRIVSNPSEMLMLQHNDGLSGTSIAASIEGMRSFMIEVQGLVSSAAYGTPQRSATGFDLRRLNMLLAVLEKRAGFKLMAKDVFLNIAGGLRVDDPAMDLAVIISILSSNFDIPVSKQSCFAGEVGLTGEIRPVNRIEQRITEAEKQGFSEIYISRYNKGVDFSRFKIQVNQVDRIEKMVRMVFSQRK, from the coding sequence ATGGCTAAAGCCAAAACTGTTTATACCTGTCAGAGCTGTGGAGCCCAATGGCCCAAATGGATGGGGCAATGTAACAGCTGCGGAGAGTGGAATACCCTGGTGGAAGAAATCGTAGTGAAAAATAAACTGCCAGTACAAGCTGTGGGTAGAAGTTCTTCCAGCCCCCTGCGCCTCGACCAGATTACCAGTGGTAAGCAGGAGCGAATCGATACCTGCAACAGTGAATTGAACCGGGTGTTGGGAGGTGGTTTGGTACCCGGAAGTTTAATTCTTCTTGGTGGTGAACCGGGCATTGGAAAATCGACACTGGTGTTACAGGTAGCGTTGGCACTGAAGGACAAAAAAGTTTTATATATCTCGGGTGAGGAAAGTCTGCAGCAACTGAAAATGCGGGCCAGGAGACTGCAACAAGACAGCGGTGATTGTCTTTTTCTCAGTGAGACATCGCTGGAAAGTGTTTTGGCACACATTGAAAATGAAAAGCCCGATTTGGTGATTATTGATTCCATTCAGACGCTAACAGCTGATGGCCTGGAATCAGCGCCGGGGAGCGTTGGGCAAATCCGCGAATGTGCTTCAGCCATAATGAAAACGGCGAAGCCTGCGCATGTTCCGGTGATTTTAATCGGCCACATTACGAAAGACGGAAATTTGGCCGGACCGAAAGTGCTGGAACATATTGTCGATACGGTTTTGCAATTTGAAGGTGACCGAAATTATTTATATCGCATCCTCCGTTCGGTAAAAAACCGGTTCGGTTCCACTTCTGAGTTGGGAATTTACGAAATGCGACAGGATGGCCTGCGCATTGTTTCCAACCCATCGGAGATGTTGATGCTGCAGCACAATGATGGACTGAGCGGAACGAGTATCGCGGCTTCTATAGAAGGAATGCGGTCGTTCATGATTGAGGTTCAGGGATTAGTTAGTTCGGCAGCTTACGGAACACCGCAACGTTCGGCGACCGGTTTTGATTTGCGTCGTTTAAATATGTTGTTGGCGGTTTTGGAAAAACGGGCTGGCTTTAAACTGATGGCCAAAGACGTGTTTTTGAATATTGCCGGCGGTTTGCGCGTTGATGATCCGGCCATGGATTTGGCAGTCATAATATCGATTCTTTCATCTAATTTCGATATTCCGGTAAGTAAACAGTCATGCTTTGCCGGAGAAGTGGGGTTGACCGGAGAAATTCGCCCGGTGAACCGGATTGAGCAACGCATTACCGAGGCCGAAAAGCAAGGCTTCAGCGAAATTTATATTTCGAGATACAACAAGGGAGTCGATTTTTCCCGCTTTAAAATACAGGTTAACCAGGTGGACCGGATTGAGAAAATGGTCCGGATGGTTTTCAGTCAACGAAAATAA
- a CDS encoding penicillin-binding protein 1A, with translation MTENKKPFRKYLIAFWSLYALGVLGVVILFTLIAKGDLGFMPTFEELENTEPALASEVYTHDGEVLRKFFKENRTYVRFEDLSPNIVNALVATEDVRFYQHSGIDLRGLFRVAKGILTGNESAGGGSTISQQVAKMLFPRERYENKLDFVIRKFREWVIAVKLERSFTKEEILTMYLNKFDFLNLAVGVKSAAQIYFNTTPDSLNVDEAATLVGMAKNPSLFNPVRRPDMVLGRRNVVLSQMTKYGYLTPAAFDTLKTKSLDLKYKREDFKSGSGTYFTEYLRVIMTATKPDRSNYASWQDEKFKEDSIEWETNPLYGWCSKNLKPDGTNYNIYNDGLKIYTTIDSRMQRDAEQSVVEHLSTDLQPTFFSKLKELKHPPFSDDLSVSQIDDILDREIRKSERYRVLNERGLNFKEIKKNFNKPVEMSVFSWKGEVDTTMTPLDSIKYYLSYLRSSMMTMDVKTGAVRAYVGGPNYKYFMYDMVTGGKRQVGSTVKPFLYTLAMQNGYSPCTLVPNTEQTFYLPDGTTWTAKNSSSEREGQMVTLKWGLANSVNQISAWIMKKFNPQAMKNVMRKMGIISPIDAVPSMFLGTSDISLYEMVGAFGTFGNHGVYTKPYFVDRIEDKDGNVLARFTPQQHEAIDQKTAYLMLNLMEGVVNEGTSQRLRWHPVYGHLTADIAGKTGTTQNQSDGWFIGITPELVTGVWTGADLRSIHFKGIHFGQGANMALPIYGRFMNKLYSDSTLNLSQDTKFDRPPNFNINLDCDEVNKKNSQKNQTTTQDDFF, from the coding sequence ATGACAGAAAATAAAAAACCATTCAGAAAATACCTCATAGCGTTCTGGAGTTTGTATGCTCTGGGCGTACTGGGAGTTGTAATTCTGTTTACTCTGATTGCAAAAGGAGATTTGGGCTTCATGCCTACCTTCGAAGAATTGGAAAACACAGAACCAGCTCTGGCTTCGGAAGTTTATACGCACGATGGAGAAGTGCTTCGGAAGTTTTTCAAGGAAAACCGTACCTATGTACGTTTCGAGGATTTGAGCCCGAATATTGTCAATGCCCTTGTAGCAACCGAAGATGTGCGTTTTTACCAGCATTCCGGAATTGACTTGCGCGGTCTGTTCCGTGTAGCCAAAGGAATTCTCACCGGAAATGAAAGTGCCGGTGGAGGTAGTACAATTTCGCAGCAGGTAGCGAAAATGCTCTTCCCGCGGGAACGATACGAAAATAAACTCGATTTCGTTATCCGGAAATTCAGGGAATGGGTAATTGCGGTAAAACTGGAACGGAGTTTCACCAAAGAGGAAATCCTGACCATGTACCTGAATAAATTCGATTTCCTGAATCTGGCAGTCGGTGTGAAATCTGCCGCTCAAATTTATTTCAATACTACACCCGATAGCCTTAATGTTGACGAAGCGGCTACGCTGGTCGGTATGGCCAAGAACCCGTCGCTGTTCAACCCGGTTCGAAGGCCGGACATGGTGCTTGGGCGAAGAAATGTTGTGCTTTCGCAGATGACGAAATACGGCTATCTGACGCCGGCCGCATTTGATACACTAAAAACCAAGTCGCTCGACTTAAAATACAAGAGAGAAGACTTTAAAAGCGGTTCAGGTACTTATTTTACTGAATATTTGCGGGTAATTATGACGGCCACCAAACCCGACCGGAGTAATTATGCTTCTTGGCAGGACGAAAAATTTAAAGAAGACTCCATTGAATGGGAAACCAATCCATTGTATGGCTGGTGCTCCAAGAATCTGAAGCCGGACGGGACCAACTACAACATCTATAACGATGGCTTGAAAATCTACACCACCATCGACTCGCGCATGCAACGGGATGCAGAACAATCAGTGGTGGAACATTTAAGTACCGATTTGCAGCCCACTTTCTTCAGCAAGCTGAAAGAACTCAAGCATCCTCCGTTTTCGGATGACCTCTCTGTAAGTCAAATTGACGACATTCTCGATAGGGAAATTCGAAAAAGCGAGCGCTACCGTGTGCTTAATGAACGGGGATTGAACTTTAAAGAAATCAAGAAAAACTTCAATAAACCGGTTGAGATGAGCGTGTTCTCCTGGAAAGGTGAAGTAGACACGACCATGACGCCGCTTGATTCAATTAAATATTATTTGAGCTATCTCCGGTCGTCGATGATGACAATGGATGTGAAAACCGGAGCCGTGAGAGCTTACGTAGGCGGCCCTAACTACAAATATTTCATGTACGACATGGTGACCGGCGGGAAACGTCAGGTAGGTTCAACGGTGAAACCGTTCCTCTACACGCTAGCCATGCAAAACGGTTATTCACCTTGTACGCTGGTTCCCAATACCGAACAAACATTCTACCTGCCCGATGGAACAACCTGGACAGCCAAGAACTCTTCGTCGGAGCGCGAAGGTCAAATGGTAACATTGAAATGGGGATTGGCTAATTCGGTAAACCAGATTTCGGCCTGGATCATGAAGAAATTCAACCCTCAGGCCATGAAGAATGTAATGCGAAAAATGGGCATTATTAGTCCCATCGATGCAGTACCTTCGATGTTCCTCGGAACTTCAGATATTTCGTTGTACGAAATGGTCGGGGCTTTTGGAACGTTCGGAAATCACGGGGTTTATACCAAGCCTTATTTCGTCGATCGGATTGAAGACAAGGACGGTAATGTGCTGGCGCGGTTCACACCTCAACAGCACGAAGCCATTGACCAGAAAACGGCTTACCTGATGCTGAACCTGATGGAAGGCGTTGTCAATGAGGGAACAAGCCAGCGCCTGCGGTGGCATCCGGTTTACGGACATTTGACCGCTGACATTGCCGGTAAAACCGGAACAACACAAAACCAGTCGGACGGTTGGTTCATTGGTATTACGCCGGAATTGGTTACCGGTGTTTGGACCGGAGCAGACTTACGAAGTATTCACTTTAAAGGCATTCACTTTGGTCAGGGAGCCAACATGGCACTTCCAATTTACGGCCGTTTCATGAATAAGTTATATTCTGATTCAACACTGAATTTGTCGCAGGACACCAAATTTGACCGTCCACCGAACTTCAATATCAACCTCGATTGTGACGAGGTGAATAAGAAGAACAGTCAGAAAAATCAGACGACAACGCAGGATGACTTCTTCTAA